The Hypanus sabinus isolate sHypSab1 chromosome 1, sHypSab1.hap1, whole genome shotgun sequence genome contains a region encoding:
- the LOC132393303 gene encoding NF-kappa-B inhibitor delta-like isoform X2: MHWQKSPKERSQSNLLPTVRELLEAKRRNSNGGNPMAPSKASTQQQDGFGFPNPGGSLGPVFPAYPSWHVDVAQSMLSHENSACVMPEEVLPREEPNSVGVYDHYVFAAPSSDTIAAYPDQPAPYTPLIPGPNLLPLEPPCPVLPHWAGSGACAQQDDPPPVPYLPPSGLTAGHSTFPSQPLGGPQLEEARRTVQRMQVSELLQPDHDGDTVLHIYAAKGMREFAFATAERVYGLKGLEVREHKGKTPLLVAVTANQPQIVYDLIELGADVRATDLKGQTILHLAATEGYPQILQAVQWTRVQVNVEARNYEGFTPLHCAVKAHSCSSIRKEWDIRRFGRETCRGLQNLAQDILQCIIHLLSMGASIFSQDVKSSMSILHQAVQDGNVSLVQFILQLPNPRLQEFVNLKAHGNTALHMAAGLHGDRNQEQIIRLLLDCGADPGIRNLENEQAGHLLPNSPHGEQMKHLLKRGRLALSTNHRAASS, encoded by the exons ATGCACTGGCAAAAAT CACCAAAAGAGAGGTCCCAGTCCAACCTGCTCCCCACGGTGAGGGAACTCTTGGAAGCGAAGAGAAGAAACAGCAATGGAGGGAACCCCATG GCACCGTCGAAAGCCTCGACTCAACAGCAAG ACGGCTTCGGTTTCCCGAACCCGGGGGGGAGCCTCGGCCCCGTCTTCCCGGCGTACCCCTCCTGGCACGTCGACGTGGCCCAGTCCATGCTCTCGCACGAAAACTCGGCGTGTGTGATGCCGGAGGAGGTTCTGCCCAGAGAGGAGCCAAACTCGGTGGGGGTGTATGATCACTACGTGTTCGCTGCACCCAGCAGTGACACTATTGCAGCGTACCCAGATCAGCCGGCCCCCTACACG CCCCTGATTCCGGGACCTAACCTGCTACCACTTGAGCCCCCGTGCCCGGTCTTACCGCATTGGGCAGGATCAGGGGCCTGCGCCCAGCAGGACGACCCACCTCCAGTCCCCTACCTCCCCCCCTCAGGACTGACGGCTGGGCATTCCACCTTTCCTTCCCAGCCCCTGGGCGGACCCCAGCTGGAGGAAGCTCGCAGAACGGTCCAGCGGATGCAGGTGTCTGAGCTGCTGCAGCCCGACCATGACGGAGACAC GGTCCTGCACATCTACGCAGCCAAGGGGATGCGGGAGTTCGCTTTTGCCACCGCCGAGAGGGTATACGGGCTCAAGGGTCTGGAGGTGCGGGAGCATAAGGGCAAG ACACCGCTGCTGGTGGCTGTGACAGCGAACCAGCCCCAGATTGTGTATGACCTGATCGAGCTGGGAGCTGATGTCCGAGCTACAGACCTGAAAGGACAAACCATCCTCCATCTCGCTGCCACGGAGGGCTATCCGCAGATTCTGCAG GCTGTCCAGTGGACTCGGGTACAAGTTAATGTTGAGGCCCGAAACTACGAAG GGTTTACGCCTCTGCACTGCGCTGTCAAAGCCCACAGCTGCAGCAGCATTAGGAAGGAGTGGGATATCCGGAGGTTCGGAAGGGAGACATGCAGGGGTCTCCAAAACCTTGCTCAGGACATCCTGCAGTGTATCATTCACCTGCTGAGCATGGGGGCATCCATCTTCTCCCAG GACGTGAAGAGCAGCATGAGCATCCTCCACCAGGCCGTGCAGGATGGGAACGTCTCCCTGGTCCAGTTCATCCTGCAGCTGCCCAACCCTCGGCTCCAGGAGTTCGTCAACCTGAAG GCCCACGGGAACACGGCACTGCACATGGCTGCCGGACTGCACGGAGACAGGAACCAAGAGCAGATAATCCGGCTGCTGCTGGACTGTGGGGCTGACCCCGGCATCCGGAACCTGGAGAATGAGCAGGCGGGCCACCTCCTGCCCAACAGCCCTCATGGCGAGCAG ATGAAGCATTTGTTGAAGAGAGGCCGCCTTGCCTTGTCGACCAATCACAGAGCCGCATCCTCATAG
- the LOC132393303 gene encoding NF-kappa-B inhibitor delta-like isoform X1, with protein sequence MHWQKSPKERSQSNLLPTVRELLEAKRRNSNGGNPMQAPSKASTQQQDGFGFPNPGGSLGPVFPAYPSWHVDVAQSMLSHENSACVMPEEVLPREEPNSVGVYDHYVFAAPSSDTIAAYPDQPAPYTPLIPGPNLLPLEPPCPVLPHWAGSGACAQQDDPPPVPYLPPSGLTAGHSTFPSQPLGGPQLEEARRTVQRMQVSELLQPDHDGDTVLHIYAAKGMREFAFATAERVYGLKGLEVREHKGKTPLLVAVTANQPQIVYDLIELGADVRATDLKGQTILHLAATEGYPQILQAVQWTRVQVNVEARNYEGFTPLHCAVKAHSCSSIRKEWDIRRFGRETCRGLQNLAQDILQCIIHLLSMGASIFSQDVKSSMSILHQAVQDGNVSLVQFILQLPNPRLQEFVNLKAHGNTALHMAAGLHGDRNQEQIIRLLLDCGADPGIRNLENEQAGHLLPNSPHGEQMKHLLKRGRLALSTNHRAASS encoded by the exons ATGCACTGGCAAAAAT CACCAAAAGAGAGGTCCCAGTCCAACCTGCTCCCCACGGTGAGGGAACTCTTGGAAGCGAAGAGAAGAAACAGCAATGGAGGGAACCCCATG CAGGCACCGTCGAAAGCCTCGACTCAACAGCAAG ACGGCTTCGGTTTCCCGAACCCGGGGGGGAGCCTCGGCCCCGTCTTCCCGGCGTACCCCTCCTGGCACGTCGACGTGGCCCAGTCCATGCTCTCGCACGAAAACTCGGCGTGTGTGATGCCGGAGGAGGTTCTGCCCAGAGAGGAGCCAAACTCGGTGGGGGTGTATGATCACTACGTGTTCGCTGCACCCAGCAGTGACACTATTGCAGCGTACCCAGATCAGCCGGCCCCCTACACG CCCCTGATTCCGGGACCTAACCTGCTACCACTTGAGCCCCCGTGCCCGGTCTTACCGCATTGGGCAGGATCAGGGGCCTGCGCCCAGCAGGACGACCCACCTCCAGTCCCCTACCTCCCCCCCTCAGGACTGACGGCTGGGCATTCCACCTTTCCTTCCCAGCCCCTGGGCGGACCCCAGCTGGAGGAAGCTCGCAGAACGGTCCAGCGGATGCAGGTGTCTGAGCTGCTGCAGCCCGACCATGACGGAGACAC GGTCCTGCACATCTACGCAGCCAAGGGGATGCGGGAGTTCGCTTTTGCCACCGCCGAGAGGGTATACGGGCTCAAGGGTCTGGAGGTGCGGGAGCATAAGGGCAAG ACACCGCTGCTGGTGGCTGTGACAGCGAACCAGCCCCAGATTGTGTATGACCTGATCGAGCTGGGAGCTGATGTCCGAGCTACAGACCTGAAAGGACAAACCATCCTCCATCTCGCTGCCACGGAGGGCTATCCGCAGATTCTGCAG GCTGTCCAGTGGACTCGGGTACAAGTTAATGTTGAGGCCCGAAACTACGAAG GGTTTACGCCTCTGCACTGCGCTGTCAAAGCCCACAGCTGCAGCAGCATTAGGAAGGAGTGGGATATCCGGAGGTTCGGAAGGGAGACATGCAGGGGTCTCCAAAACCTTGCTCAGGACATCCTGCAGTGTATCATTCACCTGCTGAGCATGGGGGCATCCATCTTCTCCCAG GACGTGAAGAGCAGCATGAGCATCCTCCACCAGGCCGTGCAGGATGGGAACGTCTCCCTGGTCCAGTTCATCCTGCAGCTGCCCAACCCTCGGCTCCAGGAGTTCGTCAACCTGAAG GCCCACGGGAACACGGCACTGCACATGGCTGCCGGACTGCACGGAGACAGGAACCAAGAGCAGATAATCCGGCTGCTGCTGGACTGTGGGGCTGACCCCGGCATCCGGAACCTGGAGAATGAGCAGGCGGGCCACCTCCTGCCCAACAGCCCTCATGGCGAGCAG ATGAAGCATTTGTTGAAGAGAGGCCGCCTTGCCTTGTCGACCAATCACAGAGCCGCATCCTCATAG